Proteins encoded by one window of Dreissena polymorpha isolate Duluth1 chromosome 11, UMN_Dpol_1.0, whole genome shotgun sequence:
- the LOC127850430 gene encoding beta-1,4-galactosyltransferase 4-like, which translates to MRKFLLLVLAGAIVIGLYTYVTPKLFQHETKPSLKDIRLATSTNGNPHPNNLSSVEQTILNVISNKCKRELLLKGELFNISKPDILTDLPLNVLNTHDFLPVKKGGFYEPENCEPLTRTVIIIPYRNREQHLKIIINNLHRILQRQQLKYGIFVIELSLPTTFNIGVLMNMGFLLANNISEYDCFVFHDVDLIPLDDRIAYHCDVSPKHMSAFNTKYAKVNIAKALPYSTYVGGVISLRGVDYKKLNGFSNAYFGWGGTDDDIEIRAKAAMIPFKRENQNIGRYYALPHQRDSNNTENLLKGSLFKSARKRYLNEGLNTVEKCCKRLSIVYKDLYVHVTVSCDENIVMNQLLNL; encoded by the coding sequence ATGCGAAAATTCCTGTTGCTAGTTTTGGCAGGTGCTATCGTGATTGGTTTGTACACCTATGTTACCCCAAAGCTCTTTCAGCACGAGACAAAACCGTCGCTTAAAGACATTCGATTGGCAACTTCGACAAATGGAAATCCACATCCCAATAACCTGTCTTCAGTAGAACAAACAATATTGAATGTTATATCAAACAAGTGCAAACGCGAACTGCTACTAAAAGGTGAACTGTTTAATATATCTAAACCAGACATATTAACCGATTTACCTTTGAATGTACTCAATACGCACGACTTTCTTCCTGTAAAAAAAGGCGGGTTTTACGAACCTGAAAATTGTGAACCATTGACACGTACTGTGATTATTATACCGTATCGCAACAGAGAGCAGCATCTGAAAATTATCATCAACAATCTGCACAGGATTCTACAGAGGCAGCAGCTGAAATACGGAATCTTTGTCATAGAACTGTCGCTACCCACCACGTTCAACATAGGAGTCCTCATGAACATGGGGTTCTTATTGGCAAACAATATCAGCGAATATGATTGCTTTGTCTTCCATGATGTCGACCTTATTCCTCTAGATGACAGAATTGCATACCATTGCGACGTGTCTCCTAAACACATGTCCGCATTCAACACGAAATACGCGAAGGTGAATATTGCCAAGGCTCTTCCTTATTCCACGTATGTGGGCGGTGTTATCAGCTTACGGGGCGTGGATTATAAGAAACTGAACGGGTTTAGTAACGCCTACTTCGGGTGGGGAGGGACGGatgatgacattgaaattagagcAAAGGCAGCGATGATACCATTTAAAAGGGAAAACCAGAACATCGGTCGATACTACGCCCTTCCCCACCAAAGAGATAGTAACAACACGGAAAATCTTTTAAAAGGATCTTTGTTTAAATCAGCGAGAAAAAGATATTTAAATGAAGGACTTAACACTGTTGAGAAATGTTGTAAACGGCTATCAATTGTGTACAAAGAtctgtatgtacatgtaactgTATCGTGTGATGAAAATATTGTTATGAACCAACTTTTAAATTTGTAA